A single window of Myxococcota bacterium DNA harbors:
- a CDS encoding RNA polymerase sigma factor, with translation MSIAQLTRVKEADRIIVEAIRGGDPAAFRELYQLHFRRIHNFSLRRLGDPAEAEDVCQEVFEAVYSCLERFEGKSDLVVWIYGITRNILNNRLRRRGGVRLISLEDIPPEAAPLDLGPEPLAQARQALGRVRDAIERLPVEQRKILELRHGKRLNIRKIAQLTGRSEDAVKSSLYRARRTLAAQLPGEHLSL, from the coding sequence ATGTCGATTGCTCAACTGACGCGCGTGAAAGAAGCCGACCGGATCATCGTCGAGGCCATCCGAGGCGGTGACCCTGCCGCGTTCCGCGAGCTGTACCAGCTGCACTTCCGCCGCATCCACAACTTCTCGCTGCGGCGCCTGGGCGATCCGGCGGAAGCCGAGGACGTGTGCCAGGAGGTGTTCGAGGCGGTCTACAGCTGCCTCGAGCGCTTCGAGGGCAAGTCCGACCTGGTCGTGTGGATCTACGGGATCACCCGGAACATCTTGAACAACCGCCTGCGCCGCCGGGGCGGGGTCCGGCTCATCTCCCTGGAAGACATCCCGCCCGAGGCCGCGCCGCTCGATCTCGGACCCGAGCCGCTGGCCCAGGCGCGCCAGGCGCTGGGGCGCGTGCGCGACGCGATCGAGCGCCTGCCCGTCGAGCAGCGCAAGATCCTCGAGCTGCGCCACGGCAAGCGCCTGAACATCCGCAAGATCGCGCAGCTGACCGGTCGCTCCGAAGACGCGGTGAAATCCTCCCTGTACCGCGCCCGCCGCACGCTGGCCGCCCAGCTCCCCGGCGAACACCTGTCGCTGTAA